One Papaver somniferum cultivar HN1 unplaced genomic scaffold, ASM357369v1 unplaced-scaffold_76, whole genome shotgun sequence genomic window, ATCATTTGAAATTCTAGTTCTTTTGCCTAGTATCATCAACACCACTGGACTCATTTTGACTCAATAAGAAATTCATATTGATGGGAACATCCTCCTTAGGAGGAATGAAGGTAGTAAATTTAGTGAAATTCTTTTGGTTCTTCCTAGGAGATAGAGCATTAGTAGTAGGATTAGACAAGATGGTATTCTTCAATTTGCTGACTTTACTAAAAAAATAAGGCTTTTCACGAGCCTTTACAAGAAAGTCTGTTGCATCCTTACATACGTCTTTGTAATGCTTGATTATGTAACAGTCAGTGCAGATGCCACTAGGCTACCTATAATTGgagtttggtactcaggtttagaccaaaactaggatttggtctaacatttgtccaacgttagggcttggtacctggaccagaTGTTGACATGCATTGACTGTTTATGACCATGCTTCacttaattttataaaataaaaatattttaaaattattagCTTACAAATATACCCATAAATTGAATCTAGGATTAACTGTTTGTACCCTTCAATTTTATCGTCTTGGATTAAACCAAAACCAGATCGAGGAGTTCtctcttctatttttcttctttcctcttctcgTTTCTTCGTTATTCTTTTCTGTTGCTGAGTTGAGCGGCGATTGTGAGTTTTGATTGAGATTTCATATGGGGGATACAAATTGATGTAAGTGTATATACGTTGAAGGTGATGAGGTTGTTGTAAATTTTAGAATAGATCAATATTAAGATCGTGGAGATGCAAATGAAATATAATATTAGGATTCTTAAATCAATTTTTGAGATTGAACATAATTGATAGGATAGTCGAGTTATTGATAGCTTAAGAACGAAAGGGTTATCGATTGATTGATGTTATGGTGTTGATTGTTTAAGAatcgaagaaattagggtttctttaagtCTGAAGAACAAGAATATAATTGAGGAGTTAGGGTTTAGGAATTCGATTGAAGTTCAATCAATGATTGAAAAAAAGGAATTATAGTCTGGgtatagtgattgaagataaaattcataattagggtttgaaggtGAAATGGAGTTGTGACGGTGGTTGTAATGGCAGTGATAAAGTAACAGAGAAAGCGATCGGTAGTAGTGTCGGAGACGTCATGGACAACACTCAAGTGTGAAGGAGTTGTTCTGATGGATGATCCAGTGAATGGAGAAGCTGTAAGTGCTCGGTTTCCGTTGATATTCAATATCAGCAACACTGTTCTTTCCCTGTCTCATATTCAAAGCAAAAACCTATTTAATCTCGGAACAACATCGAACCCATCTCACCAAGAGTATCTTCCGACAATGGGTTAAGAGAGATTTACGATTAAGACAAACTCAGATACCGAGATGAGGAAAGAAAGAAGATAGAGTTGCTGATGAAGATGAATCAGAACGAGAAGAGCAAAAGTTCCGAAGTGTCTCAATTAGTGAAATCTGGGTTCCATTTGAAGGATGAGATCTGTTAATTGAGAACATAGATGAAGAATGATGAGTATTCTGAGTTTTGAAGGGATATAGAAAGTGGGTATAATCTATAATCATAGTTGGAGAGTTGGGTTGTATCTTAAACTGAAGACAATGAAGAGATGGGTATGCTGATGGTGTTGTCTTAAAGATGTGTTGATTCATTGCAGGGTCTTTCGAGTTTATAAACAGGGTGATATTTATGAGTTTGTATACAGTTTGTTATAGGAAATGATGGAAGATTAGTTTTGCACTATGGATTGTCTGTATTGAGAAGTTAAGAAGTTAAGATTTTTTGTAAATACTAAGAAAACTGAAGGGTATTATAGTAAACTCTTTAATAATTAAATTTTGTATTAATTTTCTAATAATTACTAAACAGAAGTTAGAACTTAACCTAGTCAATATGGTCAACGTCTGGTCCAGGTACCAaagcctaacgttggacaaatgttagaccaaagcctagtgttggtctaaacctgagtaccaaactcTAATTATCCATTTTTTATCCATCGAGATAAGCCTACATTAGTGATAGCTTTTACTCCTATTCTTAACGGATTTGTTAAGTCAATATTGACACAGACTTTAACAGGAACTCCTCTAACTGGTATGACGTCTTTTGGTTCGATAGCCACAACTTCACCCCATGATTTCTCCAATTTTAGTTACAACTTCTACATTCATGTGCTCAGGTAACAGAAACTTTTGTTGAAGCCAGAATTGTTGAAATCCCCAATATTTTTCTGTATAGACCATGTCAGGTATGTAGTCATGAACCACCAGTAGTCTCTTGTTAATGCTCCATGGACGTTCATCAATAACCTTATTTAGAAGAGACCAGTTGCTAAACTTAAAGATGAAAAATGTTTGGATCAATCTCGACAATTCTGCGATCTTCTTCAGACATAAAAGTCCATGTGAACTGGATGTACTTCTCCACCATATCATGATTCATGCGTCCTTTAATGATAACCTTACCAATAGCACTGGCTTCCCAAGCATTTCCTTTTActtctttttcattattattatcTTGTTGAAATATTACCATTTCATTAGTGTCACCCAGATCTAGAGATGCTTGCTTGAAGTTGTAACCAATTCTCCTCCATCTTTATGATGCTGAGAGTTTCAGGGTTTGCAGAATTTTGTTGATAGTAAAAACCTAAATCAGCAGAAATAAATAACGTAGCAGTGTTTTGGCTAATTAATAACATGATATTGTTACACTCTTTTCCGTATTATACGAATTAATAGTAGGAGATATTTGGCTCATATAACAAAGGTAACTACAACTGGATAAAGGCTGACCGAGTATTAGGACGAGCCAAAATTTCCGTTTGACTttgagtttgatttttttttgaaaaaatggaaAGGTGGACTATAGTACTAGACCTGGTTACTGAGTTGAGACTAAAATGAGTTTTCTTCCGCCAAAAACCAAGAAATCTATCACAGATCTTATGCAAACACATGATTGAAGAAAAAAGGAGAATTAGTTACACATAATAAATTTGAAAAACTTATGCAAAGATATAATCACTAAAATGTGAAGGATAAGTTATAAATGCTCTACTGAAAACCAAAGAATTCAAAAGATATTAGAAAAGATTAAAGGAGATACTCATTTTACGATCAAAAATTGAGAGATTCATGAATTTGAAAGTAACTGAGTCAGCACATCAAAGTCGCCCGATTCGCAGAGAGAAGAGAGAGTTGAGCGGCTATAATACTTCCTTTGCTTCGTGAAAAGTGACACCTTCCCTTTTTTCAATTATACCAATTTTtaggtaaaaataaaaaaaatatcactGCTTATCTTGAAAGAGTTGCGGtagatatttttctttcttttcttcttttaagcAAATAAAGGTAAAAATTCAAACATCCTTGGTAAAATTGTAATCGATCGGCATATGCTATAAAGATTCCTCACGACACCTACAAAAGGGCAAGCAATATCTATTATATTGTGTAGGTATCACTTTAGCGACTTGAGTGACAAATGATTGGGTGGTGATACAAGTGatttgagttcgaaactcgccggCACCGAATTATTACCGATCAACGATCAAAAAAGACAAATCTTGCAATCTTTTTCCTAACAGGTTTCAGTGGGACATAATTAACATACTGAAGATACCAGGCAGTCCATCCTATCATGACTTTCTAATTACCATGGCATTATGGTACCCTGTTATTTTACTTGTTTTAGAATCTTTTTCTTAGCAAAAGGTTGGTTTTCATCAGTGTTGTGTTTTCAGATGGCCTATAGGTACCACTGAATCTACACCATATGAAAATGTCACTTTTCCCTTTAGTATGTGTCTGCTggccttttgtatttgtattttgtGTTGCTTGCAATTCAACTGTGAATTCTCTATTTATCTTTAATGCTCCATGCCAAAGAAAAAGATGATGTATAcagatttttattttatgtattcaaagaagggaaaaaaattaTATGTAGAATAAATTagtttcttgattttcttttaaCTTCCATGTTTTCCAGTCGTCTCTTTTTGCCACCTTAATGCTCACTGTAGACTCATGTGATCACGCTTTCTGCTACAAATGTTGATGGTTGATGAGCTGAACACTCAGCGAGACTGTGATTGGATCAGAAGCTCTAGCAGCCAGCTAAAGTTGATGGTCCTCATTTTTGTCAAAGCATCTTAGGATTGCTCTTGCTAATTCATCTGGCAACATGGTATATTATGCTTTAATGTATGTGTAATCTGGATCTTTGTGCACGCTATCGTTCTAATCACCAACGCCTGAATGCCTTTACAGTTTCTCATAGTATCTTCTTTGCTGCTTTcaagaaaaaacaaaatcaatggTTAATAGTAAAAGAGATAACTCACTCAGCATGATAATAAAAAACTTTGAAATAGGTCACCTTGTCTGAAACAGATGGTGCAATCTTCTCCACTGCTCGATCAAAGTGTGTTTTGTTGATCATCCATTTCTTCATTTCAAAACTGCCCTCACCTGACATTCGCTTCTCTTCTAGGGCAATCATGGCAGCTTCATTAATCTGTAAAGCATAAAGTCAAAACAGTGAAGCTTGGAATAATAATAGAGAAGCTGATAAGCTGGATTTCAAATTTATGCAACTTTAGAGCATGGGATGCATACCACTGCAGCAAGATCAGCTCCACTTAGATTCTCATAAGCTTCTTCTTGCCCAATTGCAGCCAAATCTACATCCTCAGATATGGGTTTATTCCTGGCAATGGCTTTTAAAATCAACCCACGTTCTCTGGGACCCGGAAGAGGGACATACATGTGTTTCCCCAGCCGACCCGGTCGCTTGATAGCTTCGTCCATCACCTCGGGTCTACAGGTACGTACCACAGCAAGATGTCAAATACTAAGAAGAACAGAAGTTACTATGTTTTTCTTTCCTTCACAATTATTTTCTGAGTCAGGACAGTAAGAAATTTGAAAGATTCTAACCTGTTTGTTGCACCAATTACAAACACACCTCGTCGTTTATCAGCCCCATCTAGCTCTATAAGTAGCTGAAATGCAAATGGAAGATCCGATCCATTTACATTAACATACAAAATGTGTAAAATACTAAAATATAACAGACTGGCTTTGAATAGTATCTAACCTGGGTCAATGGCCGCTCAACAACCCATCCCCCATCTTTTCCCCGCTTTGTTGTCAAAGCATCCACCTGACAAGAATAGCAACGTCTTCCGCGAGTTACAAACTCAGGAATTTATATTATAAACTTTATCGCTAACAGATAATGATAAACACAATACCTTATTGAGTCAGAAATATAGGAGTGAAAGAACATAAAGGGGTCTAATAACAGTGTTGAGTTCAACAACTGGCAGAAAGTAACAACTGTGTACTGAAACAAATAGACAAAAAAAGAAAGGAACAAAAAACTTGCGAGGTGCACATGACAAAGGAGTGATGCAAAAAGAAAGTCTTTATTTTTGAATTTCGAAAGAAGAGTAACTTAATCAATctcgtttatcttttttttttcttcacaaaagcttcaagAGAGGATCCGATTATAAATTTCATGGGTTATTAAGAAGCATATGATCAGGCTCTGCAACATAGATTATGAAGGCAGCACTCTTTTCACCCACTGTCAGTATTCCACATTCACATTTTACAATTCAACTATTCATGAAGTGAGAATTAAAATATTGGAATTGTGCCATAGTTAGATATATCAGGTGTTATTAGCCTTATAAGACAACACTAATGGTAATTGGAGAAGTTGTAAGAAGAGCCTGTGTACCTCATCAAAGAAAAGAATGCATGGAGAACATGTCCGAGCACGACTAAATATTGTTCGTACTGCCAACTCACTCTCTCCCACGTACTTGTTCAGAAGTTCAGGTCCCTATTTATTTGGTGACCAAAGTTAATATGTAATCTTAAGCAAAACAAACTACCAACCAATTTCAAATTCTAAGgaacaaaaaaaggaaaaacagagagggagggagggagggacCTTAATGTGTATGAAATTTGCTCCAGCCTCATTTGCTATGGCCTTGGCAATTAGAGTTTTACCACAACCAGGAGGTCCATAAAGCAAAAATCCTTGCTCCAAATCTACGCCAAATTCCTGAAGAATCAAAGCCAATGAAAGATATAAAAAATGCTGACAACCCAAGTAACTAGATATCTATCAAGGTGCAGAAAATTTGTGACAGAAAAACTAAATTCGCACTTAAGTGTGTATTTGTGCGGCCAACGGAGGACGAGAAAACATGGCAGTAACATCATCAGAAGCACATGGAATTCAGCGGAAAGGCATAGcaaaaagatttaaaaaaaaaactgcataaaatatatacaaattagACAAATGGATTTTCCTTGATGCCATGAAGACATAAAGCTATGAGTGAGTCAATAAGAGCTTCATGCCATAGGAGGACATAGAGCTACAGAGATCATTGCATCATGCTCTGGCTTCCATGTTTCACAGGACAAAGTGCAAAAACAAGAATACGCCAATCATATAAAGAGAGGAGTATTTATTATATCCTTAAACTTCAGTATTAAGTTACTGTAGACACTTACAGTTGCAAACATAGAACTTACCTCAAATTCCTCGGGGTGTTTTATACGGCTAACAATATACCGGTCAAATTCCTTTCTCAGAAGATCAAGCCCTCCAACATCCTCCCACTTAACATTAGGAATAGCTGAGAATCCTTCTCTTCTTGATGATGGTTGAATCATTTTTACTGCATCCTGCACATTTGGAGGAACTTGATAAATAAAATGTCTCATACTCAAATAAACCTATGATGCTTTTCATACAACAATTTTGCAACGAAATATACTGATGCGGAGACACAACTCGGGATTAACAGAAAAGTATCTTTATCCACTCTTGGTGCGAGGAGTGATAACATTCTTGCACATTTTTGCACTACAAATGGAAAATAATGAAAGGAATAGCATCATGAATAATATGAGGCAGTCATATACTAAGAGAAGCAATTTCCCTCACAGAACATAGGACATGAGAAAGATAGGTCGCACTATTGCATATATGAGTTTGCACACGTGAAAATTTAACCCGAAATTCTATTTGATCACTACATAATTGATAGTTTAGAGGTTACCTCAAAATCACCCATGCTAATGCTGAGCCCTTCCATATCCCCAGCTTCCCACGATTGCCTCCACCACTGTACATTGGTCTCTTCATTAATGGGTTTCCTGCTATCAATTATTCTTTTCATCGCAAGATTACCAGCCTTGTTAACCAATGCTGACAAGTCAGCTCCAACAAAGCCCGGTGTAGCTCTAGcaattttcgcaagatcaaaaTTACAACCCATCTCAAGTCTAAGATTACGTGACAGCAAGGATAAGATTTCAGCCCGTGCTTTTTCATCAGGAACACCCAAAGCAAACTCTCGATCAAATCGTCCAGGCCTCCTGAGAGCAGGATCCACAGCATCAGGTCTATTTGTGGCTCCAATTACAAGAACATAACCAGGTTTTTTTCCAGAAGTTGTTGAGCCAGAATCTGCATCAGTTTTTCCTAGGACTTCGTATGATTCATCCATGCAAGTCAATAGCTGTGTCACTATTCGTTTTTCCATCTCCCTCTGTAGATTTTCCCTTTTAGAAGCAATAGCATCAATCTCATCAATGAATACAATAGAAGGAGCAGTCCTATATGCTTTTGAGAACAGATCACGTATGTTCTCTTCAGATGCACCTGAAATCATTCAATATACATACAAAAGATTTAATAAACAGAATCTAAAACCCTTTGAACTTAATACAAACGTATGCAAGAGCAAACGGGAATAAGCCACATTGCACTGAGGAAACCAAATACTAGTTGTTCATTGGAGCGTGTGTTTTATGTGGTTTGCCTGTCTGGTTTTCTATATTCTTATTGCAAAGATATATAAGTGCCGACCCAAAGCCCGAAAAAGTAAAAGACAAATTACAAAGAGATTAAAATGTTAATTTGTATCAAACAAGCATAGCAATGGAATTCATACCTGAGACACCAGAAACCACTTCAGTAGCAGATATTTTGTAAAATGAAATTCCAGTTTCATTCGCAATAGCATGAGCAAGCTTGGTTTTGCCACATCCAGGTGGTCCATGTAACAAAATCCCAGACAGAGGCTTAACTCCCAAGCGCTGAGGCAATTCTGGATGGCAAAGTGGAACAAGTATCTCATTGATCAACTCATCCAGAATCCCTTTAATTCCTCCAATATCCTTAAACATTGGCCCATCCTTCACCACCTTATCGTCATCATTCTTTGCCTCTATATCTCCAACAACACCCTTTGAACCCCTGCTCGAATTACCCTTCCCGGTTGTTGTTTCACCTTTACTTGGTCCCACTCCCATCATTTGTGTCTTCTTCTTTGATTCAGTATCAACTTCGATTTCCAAATTCTTCTTTTCTGAATTCTCACCCCTGGGACGGTAACCACCCCCTTGATTAAACCTAAGCATATCTCTCATCAAATCGGTTTCAGGTCTTACTTTTTGCTCATAAATTGCGTCACTGTCAGATGTCGAATCACCTCGATTTTCTACTTCCGAAGCATTATCATTTGCTGAAGAAGATACCGACCCTGACGGGCAATGCTTTTCcttcatcctcctcttcttcttatcctttttATTAGCAGGAATCGGAGAAGCGGCAGCAATATCATTGTCGTCAAAATCATTACCTCTTTTAGAACCTGAATTTCTTTTCTGTTTCAACTTCATTACTCGTTGGACACGTTCAGTAAATTCCCCAACCTCTTCTTGATTAGTGTATTCGGGGAAATCAGTTAGAAGATGTTCAACAATTTCATTTACTCCTAATTTACTATGTTTCGATGATTTTTCTAGTGTTTCGATTCGCTTACGAAGATTGAAAGGACTTGTTAAAGGATTGGAATCTTTACGCTTGGTCATGTATACAAAGTACAAACCCTAGATTGAAcaaaaccaaaattagggttttacctgGAGTGAAATTCAAAAACCTACTGCAACTCTGTAATTAACTCCACCACCGCCCTTTCTTCTTCTACTAAGCCAAAGCTGTAATTAGGGTTAATTTGGAATGCTATTTCCACGACTCAGAGTTAACACTCCACAGCCGCAAATGATAGAAACCCAAAGCAGCTGTAGCTTTAAGTCGCAAAGTGCGAACCTTGCGAAAGATATTTGGTCGGAAGTTGGAGTTTAGACTCGGACTCGGTCTGAGAAGCGCTGGAACCCGAATTAAGAGGCCACCCGCTTTCAATCAAAGGAGCTACTAAGACTAAGAGCAAGACAATGGGTGGGCCGAAATGAACACACAATGAATGAGGTAGAGGCCCTAGTAATGAAGCAAAGGACGGTGAACACTATATGTTCAGATATTCCGGTTGTCAACCGTGCTTTTCGAAATGGTAATGGCCCATAACGTGTCCGTCTAGAATCtagataagatttttttttttttttggaaatctcataattttcttgtagatatttAAATTGACGTTCGTATCTGTTTCAACAAGATTATTGGATAGGGCGttccttatatatttttttttattttgaaagaaaaacacAAAGATTTTCATTGATAAAGCTTGCTTACATGACAGATTTTTCAGCTTCTAGTTTAGCATTAACATAATTTGGAAGGTTCACATTCCATTTCCTATTACAATTATTAATCCTAGCATACCTGGCAAGAAGATCTGCCACTTGATTACTTTTTCTATTTCTAAAACACACAACAACAATACCTATAAACAATTCACTAGATGATGACATTCTCTAATAAGATTACCATCTTCCCAAGTAGGTATCTTGTACATCCCATTGATGTTATCCATCACTTTCTTGTTATCCTCCTCAACTATGACATGCTGAAGTTGCAGTTGAGAAATCCATTGGAGAGCTTTAAGAGCTGCAACTTCAGCTTGATTGACATCCCTGAATCTTTCTACCAAGGTCCATGCTTCCACCAATTGACCTGTAAAATATCTCTAATAGTTAGTGCAATTCCAGCAATAGGATTACCAGGTAAAACAGAGGCATCAACGTTAATTTTCAGCATTCCTCTGTGAGGAGGATTCCAATTATTTATGTTTATACTTATACTCTCAACTGTTTTGTTGCTATAACATAAGACCTACGGCTGATTCAAGTATCTGTTAGTTTGAATTTTATTCTCAGTGTAGAAAGTATGGATTCTGCTCTTTATGCTATTGACAGAGCATCTTTTGTTCTCAAATACCAACTCACACCTAGGCTTCCATATAAACCACATTGTGATCACAATGAGATTTACAGTGCGCTGTTttccaaaatttattcttgagcCTGTGTTGTCCCAAGATTTTATCCGTTGTTGCATATCTTGGATATTGCTTATTTCCTTAGAAATGTCTGGAGATATGGCATTCCAAACACTCCTGGCATAAGTACAATGGGCTAGAAGGTGAGTGATGGATTCTACTTCTGATTGACATCTCTTGCATCTACTATCTTGCATCTGGCCATGTCTGGTGAGTCTTTGGTTGACATGGAGAATGTCTTGAGCAACTTTTGATAAGAATAACTGGCATTTATGGGGTATCTTGAGATGCCATAATCCTAACCAAAAtttagcttcttcttctttgttagtTAGACTTTGACTGCAGTGACAGAGAATGTCTTTATAAGTGGAATTGACAGTGAACATTCCATTGCTTGTGAGAGAACACTGAATTTTGTCTTCATGCTGGATGAAGGCTTTATGTTTAATATTTTCTCCACCTGATCTTGAGTGAAGCAGATTTGTAGAAGACCCACATTCCAGTTTCTTGTGTTCATATCAATGAAGTCAGCCACCTTCATGTGATAAGGAAcaactgatcgctgtcgtatgcgttaaaaataattcactttcacactcaactagatataaatatagtacgtgataagaaagaattcgttcccacagagaggcttttgttattatcaaattttcagattcttaagtaactaaagggggggatttttgttttatctaaataaacaaagcaataaaagtaatcgaaagcaataaaataatttgaataatcaataaggagaagatattggtcacgagataatatcattcacaaacatgtattttcatcaatgactacaATTGATATTTTAGTCTCTCATTtattagaagtcctaggatatcttgatcgcaagagtatcccgtttatttcccgattttatcacaaacaacattaaaagatgctattgtgaaatctacctagaaagcaacctaaagtgtaaaaggaCAATTaaatttaactccctaagagcaataagttctatgaaataagactaatcaatgcaaacaaacgtgtaaaagcactaattcgttttaacaaaggttatgattcatatgtgactagtaggatatatcactacaagcactactcacatttatgctacttataatcaggaactatcactttttcgtataataaccctaacctagcaatagagatgaagactaatc contains:
- the LOC113344397 gene encoding cell division control protein 48 homolog C-like, which produces MTKRKDSNPLTSPFNLRKRIETLEKSSKHSKLGVNEIVEHLLTDFPEYTNQEEVGEFTERVQRVMKLKQKRNSGSKRGNDFDDNDIAAASPIPANKKDKKKRRMKEKHCPSGSVSSSANDNASEVENRGDSTSDSDAIYEQKVRPETDLMRDMLRFNQGGGYRPRGENSEKKNLEIEVDTESKKKTQMMGVGPSKGETTTGKGNSSRGSKGVVGDIEAKNDDDKVVKDGPMFKDIGGIKGILDELINEILVPLCHPELPQRLGVKPLSGILLHGPPGCGKTKLAHAIANETGISFYKISATEVVSGVSGASEENIRDLFSKAYRTAPSIVFIDEIDAIASKRENLQREMEKRIVTQLLTCMDESYEVLGKTDADSGSTTSGKKPGYVLVIGATNRPDAVDPALRRPGRFDREFALGVPDEKARAEILSLLSRNLRLEMGCNFDLAKIARATPGFVGADLSALVNKAGNLAMKRIIDSRKPINEETNVQWWRQSWEAGDMEGLSISMGDFEDAVKMIQPSSRREGFSAIPNVKWEDVGGLDLLRKEFDRYIVSRIKHPEEFEEFGVDLEQGFLLYGPPGCGKTLIAKAIANEAGANFIHIKGPELLNKYVGESELAVRTIFSRARTCSPCILFFDEVDALTTKRGKDGGWVVERPLTQLLIELDGADKRRGVFVIGATNRPEVMDEAIKRPGRLGKHMYVPLPGPRERGLILKAIARNKPISEDVDLAAIGQEEAYENLSGADLAAVINEAAMIALEEKRMSGEGSFEMKKWMINKTHFDRAVEKIAPSVSDKQRRYYEKL